One Halomonas sp. THAF5a genomic region harbors:
- the zapE gene encoding cell division protein ZapE produces MSETHSPATARESRRPQTPMSRYRADLERHDFQHDAAQEQAVAHLQRLFDDLVATPPERVAPPKRGGGLASRVAGLFGRGGREASAEPAVPAVNGLYFWGGVGRGKTYLMDTFFETLPFPEKMRTHFHRFMQRVHNELEHYKGERNPLSLIAAKFAAEARVICFDEFFVKDITDAMILANLLESLFEHGVVLVATSNIVPGELYKDGLQRARFLPAIDLLERHCEVVNVDSGVDYRLRVLERAEIFHAPLDAEAEIELARSFREIAGHEGEEGAPLEINHRVLHTRRLHDDVVWFEFSELCDGPRSQNDYIELAREFHSVLVSNVTRMSGATDDRTRRFINMVDEFYDRGVKLLMSAEVPAEELYRDGRLEFEFQRTLSRLQEMQSHDYLALPHKP; encoded by the coding sequence ATGAGCGAGACGCACTCCCCCGCGACCGCCCGCGAGTCGCGCCGGCCCCAGACCCCGATGAGCCGCTACCGCGCCGATCTCGAGCGCCATGACTTCCAGCATGACGCGGCCCAGGAGCAGGCCGTGGCGCACCTACAGCGCCTCTTCGACGACTTGGTGGCGACCCCGCCCGAGCGGGTGGCGCCGCCGAAGCGTGGCGGCGGGCTCGCCTCGCGGGTGGCGGGGCTGTTCGGCCGGGGCGGGCGCGAGGCGTCCGCTGAGCCGGCGGTGCCGGCCGTCAACGGGCTCTACTTCTGGGGCGGCGTGGGTCGCGGCAAGACCTACCTGATGGACACCTTCTTCGAGACGCTGCCCTTCCCCGAGAAGATGCGCACCCACTTCCACCGCTTCATGCAGCGGGTGCACAACGAGCTCGAGCACTACAAGGGCGAGAGGAACCCGCTCTCGCTGATCGCCGCCAAGTTCGCCGCCGAGGCGCGGGTGATCTGCTTCGATGAGTTCTTCGTCAAGGACATCACCGACGCCATGATCCTGGCCAACCTGCTCGAGTCGCTCTTCGAGCATGGCGTGGTGCTGGTGGCGACCTCCAATATCGTGCCTGGCGAGCTCTACAAGGACGGCCTGCAGCGGGCGCGCTTCCTGCCTGCCATCGACCTGCTCGAGCGCCACTGCGAGGTGGTCAACGTCGACTCGGGGGTCGACTACCGGCTGCGCGTGCTGGAGCGTGCCGAGATCTTCCACGCCCCGCTCGACGCCGAGGCCGAGATCGAGCTCGCCCGCAGCTTCCGCGAGATCGCCGGTCACGAGGGGGAGGAGGGCGCGCCGCTGGAGATCAATCACCGCGTGCTGCACACCCGTCGGCTGCACGATGACGTGGTGTGGTTCGAGTTCAGCGAGCTCTGCGACGGGCCGCGCAGCCAGAACGACTACATCGAGCTGGCGCGTGAATTCCACAGCGTGCTGGTCTCCAACGTCACCCGCATGAGCGGGGCGACCGACGATCGCACCCGGCGCTTCATCAACATGGTCGACGAGTTCTATGATCGCGGCGTCAAGCTGCTGATGTCCGCCGAAGTGCCGGCCGAGGAGCTCTATCGCGACGGGCGCCTGGAGTTCGAGTTCCAGCGCACCCTGTCGCGGCTGCAGGAGATGCAGTCCCACGACTACCTGGCGCTGCCGCACAAGCCCTGA
- a CDS encoding DUF1043 family protein: MDETNISWVLAAACLLAGIGIGALGYHLLNASAGNAQRLRRRLAERERALADLKDGLGESLERIGQLAETLRRESQSLEEEAATASTTLGAPSLRRQAMDAATPAEDEAEPSMPRDYADGNRGTLSEDFGLKPPEEGAAQPPRY; the protein is encoded by the coding sequence GTGGATGAGACCAACATCAGCTGGGTGCTGGCCGCCGCTTGCCTGCTGGCCGGCATCGGGATCGGAGCACTGGGCTACCACCTGCTCAACGCCAGCGCCGGCAACGCCCAGCGGCTGCGCCGGCGCCTCGCCGAGCGCGAACGCGCCCTGGCGGACCTCAAGGACGGCCTGGGCGAGAGCCTCGAGCGCATCGGCCAGCTCGCCGAGACCCTGCGCCGGGAGAGCCAGAGCCTCGAAGAGGAGGCCGCGACCGCCAGCACCACCCTGGGCGCCCCGTCGCTTCGCCGCCAGGCCATGGATGCCGCCACCCCCGCCGAGGACGAAGCGGAACCCTCCATGCCTCGCGACTACGCCGACGGTAACCGCGGCACCCTCTCCGAGGACTTCGGCCTCAAGCCGCCCGAGGAAGGCGCGGCCCAGCCGCCACGCTACTGA
- a CDS encoding Nif3-like dinuclear metal center hexameric protein, translated as MTNRDDLVAACDRLLEPERFKDYTLNGLQVAGRERVTRVMSGVTACQALLDEAVAWQADLLLVHHGYFWKNEPVAVTGMKRRRLATLLAHDINLLAYHLPLDAHRELGNNAELGRRLGFTVTGCADGALGEGLVWLGEPSRDLDAAGLAREVGETLEREPLLIEAPGGGAIRRVAWCTGGAQDMITAAWEAGADAFISGEISERTTHLARELGIHYLAAGHHATERYGVQALGERLAAEGGVEHRFVDIDNPA; from the coding sequence ATGACGAACCGAGACGACCTGGTCGCCGCCTGCGACCGCCTGCTCGAGCCCGAGCGTTTCAAGGACTACACCCTGAACGGCCTGCAGGTGGCCGGCCGCGAACGGGTGACCCGGGTGATGAGCGGCGTGACGGCCTGCCAGGCGCTGCTCGACGAGGCCGTGGCGTGGCAGGCGGACCTGCTGCTGGTCCACCACGGCTACTTCTGGAAGAACGAGCCGGTCGCCGTCACCGGCATGAAGCGCCGGCGCCTGGCGACGCTGCTCGCCCATGACATCAACCTGCTGGCCTACCACCTGCCGCTGGACGCCCATCGCGAGCTCGGCAACAACGCCGAGCTCGGCCGGCGGCTGGGGTTCACCGTGACCGGCTGCGCCGACGGGGCGCTGGGCGAGGGTCTGGTGTGGCTCGGCGAGCCGTCGCGCGACCTCGACGCCGCCGGGCTGGCCCGCGAGGTGGGCGAGACGCTCGAGCGTGAACCGCTGCTGATCGAGGCGCCGGGAGGTGGGGCGATCCGCCGGGTCGCCTGGTGCACCGGCGGCGCTCAGGACATGATCACCGCCGCCTGGGAGGCGGGGGCCGACGCCTTCATCTCCGGCGAGATCTCCGAGCGCACCACCCACCTGGCCCGGGAGCTAGGCATCCACTACCTGGCCGCGGGCCACCATGCCACCGAGCGCTACGGGGTGCAGGCGCTGGGCGAGCGGCTGGCCGCCGAGGGCGGGGTCGAGCACCGCTTCGTCGATATCGACAATCCGGCCTGA
- a CDS encoding Do family serine endopeptidase gives MRRTLLPYLWPVLIGVLGAIVLLNAFPQLIGRHGSSPAPTATAPYDAAPDPGAEPAEPRDAPEVRQAEPLTRQQGPVSYAEAVSRAAPAVVNVYSSRVVEREEHPLMSDPFFRQFFGDETPRRQRMLSSLGSGVIVSEDGYVLTNHHVIRGADQIQVALRDGRETLAKVIGTDPESDLAVLRIELDALPVIELTDTTQIAIGDVSLAIGNPFGVGQTVTMGIISATGRSHLGLNAYEDFIQTDAAINPGNSGGALVNAEGALIGINTAIFSRSGGSQGIGFAIPANLARSILEELVVKGRVVRGWMGIEAQELNRELAASFGLDTPIGVVIAGVVPNGPGDRAGLQPGDVLLEVDGEPVLDPRQTMSDIAAVAPGTRLPLTVVRGGERREMSIELGERPTPSVGRPDPR, from the coding sequence ATGCGACGCACCCTGCTCCCCTACCTCTGGCCCGTGCTGATCGGCGTGCTGGGGGCCATCGTGCTGCTCAACGCCTTCCCTCAGCTGATCGGGCGCCATGGGTCGAGCCCCGCACCCACGGCCACTGCCCCCTACGACGCTGCGCCGGACCCCGGCGCCGAGCCGGCCGAGCCCCGGGACGCCCCCGAGGTGCGCCAGGCCGAGCCGCTGACCCGCCAGCAGGGACCGGTGAGCTATGCCGAGGCGGTGTCCCGCGCCGCCCCGGCGGTGGTCAACGTCTACTCCTCCCGGGTGGTCGAGCGGGAGGAGCACCCGCTGATGTCCGACCCCTTCTTCCGCCAGTTCTTCGGCGACGAGACGCCCCGCCGGCAGCGCATGCTGTCGAGCCTCGGCTCCGGCGTGATCGTCAGCGAGGACGGCTACGTGCTGACCAACCACCACGTGATCCGCGGCGCCGACCAGATCCAGGTCGCGCTGCGCGACGGGCGCGAGACCCTCGCCAAGGTGATCGGCACCGACCCGGAGAGCGATCTCGCCGTGCTGCGCATCGAGCTCGACGCCCTGCCGGTGATCGAGCTCACCGACACCACCCAGATCGCCATCGGCGACGTCTCGCTGGCCATCGGCAACCCCTTCGGGGTCGGCCAGACGGTGACCATGGGCATCATCAGCGCCACCGGGCGCAGCCACCTCGGCCTCAACGCCTACGAGGACTTCATCCAGACCGATGCCGCCATCAATCCCGGCAACTCGGGAGGCGCCCTGGTCAACGCCGAGGGGGCGCTGATCGGCATCAACACCGCGATCTTCTCACGCTCCGGCGGCTCCCAGGGCATCGGCTTCGCGATCCCCGCCAACCTCGCCCGCAGCATCCTCGAGGAGCTGGTCGTCAAGGGACGGGTCGTGCGCGGCTGGATGGGCATCGAGGCCCAGGAACTCAACCGGGAACTGGCCGCCTCGTTCGGCCTCGACACCCCCATCGGCGTGGTGATCGCCGGGGTGGTGCCGAACGGCCCGGGCGACCGTGCCGGCCTGCAGCCCGGCGACGTGCTGCTGGAGGTGGACGGCGAACCGGTGCTGGACCCTCGCCAGACCATGAGCGACATCGCCGCGGTGGCGCCCGGCACCCGCTTGCCGCTGACGGTGGTGCGCGGCGGCGAACGCCGCGAGATGAGCATCGAGCTGGGCGAGCGGCCGACGCCGTCGGTGGGCCGCCCCGACCCGCGCTGA